The Flavobacteriales bacterium TMED191 genome has a window encoding:
- a CDS encoding 3-hydroxybutyryl-CoA dehydrogenase (converts (S)-3-hydroxybutanoyl-CoA to 3-acetoacetyl-CoA), with product MKKVSVIGSGTMGNGIAHCFAQYGFDVNLVDISLENLNKAKNTIQKNLDRMIQKNKITNTDKNDILKRIEFNTKLDQAVKNSDLVIEAATESKKIKLDIFQKLDEICDSKTILASNTSSISIGEIGRSTNREEKVIGMHFMNPVPIMKLVEVIKSNNTSQQTVSQIMELSRQLNKKPVLVNDSPGFVANRILLPMINEAIQTLQEGVSGVKEIDTVMILGMSHPMGPLQLADFIGLDVCLSILEVLHEGLKDRKYSPTSLLKTLVKNNELGVKSKKGFYDYSQGIKNKTVSDRFK from the coding sequence ATGAAAAAAGTATCTGTAATTGGTTCAGGAACAATGGGTAATGGTATAGCACATTGTTTTGCTCAATATGGCTTTGATGTCAATTTAGTAGACATTTCTCTGGAAAATCTAAATAAAGCAAAAAACACTATTCAAAAAAATCTGGATAGAATGATTCAAAAAAACAAAATAACAAATACAGATAAAAACGACATTCTAAAACGAATTGAGTTCAATACGAAATTAGATCAAGCAGTAAAAAATAGCGACCTGGTCATCGAAGCTGCTACAGAATCAAAAAAAATTAAACTAGATATTTTTCAAAAATTGGATGAGATATGTGATTCTAAAACAATTCTGGCAAGTAATACATCATCTATCTCAATTGGTGAAATAGGTAGGTCAACAAATCGAGAAGAAAAAGTAATTGGCATGCACTTTATGAATCCCGTACCTATTATGAAATTAGTAGAAGTAATTAAAAGCAACAACACAAGCCAACAGACTGTATCACAAATTATGGAACTATCCAGACAATTAAATAAAAAACCCGTGCTAGTTAATGATTCTCCTGGTTTTGTTGCAAATAGAATACTATTACCTATGATTAATGAAGCGATTCAAACTCTACAAGAAGGAGTTTCAGGAGTGAAAGAAATTGATACAGTAATGATTTTAGGTATGTCTCACCCTATGGGACCTCTTCAACTGGCTGATTTTATTGGACTAGATGTCTGTTTATCAATCCTAGAAGTACTTCATGAAGGCCTTAAAGATCGAAAATATAGCCCTACTTCTTTATTAAAAACATTAGTTAAAAACAACGAATTAGGTGTAAAAAGCAAAAAAGGATTTTATGATTATTCTCAAGGCATAAAGAATAAAACAGTTTCTGATCGATTTAAATAA
- a CDS encoding exopolysaccharide biosynthesis polyprenyl glycosylphosphotransferase, whose product MTKERIKRLIIDLITASLSWLSFFYYRKVEIEHSEFILSSTLLYGTIGVTFFWAGLYIISGIYIDVRRVSRLNELFRTFIHSIIGCLIIFFCLIIDDIENYKTYTHYYKALFALTAIHFLITFLARYFVTNAMVKKIQNKKISFRTILIGDTQSIIDTYHSFQKMTRTTGNELIGYVHYNNKKIENINLKNLGIINQLETIIKQNNIEEAIISFQKHQVKTYINIVNMLIFNNIITKIPSDISDLVAGRVKMQSFFDLPFIEIKQIKMLFIESFIKRTMDILISLIALISLSPLLLLIAAGVKLSSKGPVFYHQERLGIKSKTFNIIKFRSMKMNAEKNTPLLASKNDSRITNWGKIMRKYRLDELPQFYNVFIGEMSIIGPRPERLFFAKQILEKAPHYQLIYKVRPGITSWGMVKFGYAENVDEMIERLKFDIIYLENLSLISDFKVFILTIFIIIQGRGK is encoded by the coding sequence ATGACTAAAGAAAGAATTAAAAGATTAATTATTGATTTAATAACCGCATCACTATCATGGTTGTCTTTTTTTTATTACAGAAAAGTAGAGATAGAACACTCTGAATTCATTTTATCTTCTACGCTACTATATGGAACAATTGGAGTAACATTTTTTTGGGCTGGGCTATATATTATTTCTGGTATATATATAGATGTAAGACGTGTATCTAGACTTAATGAATTATTTAGAACATTTATACACTCAATCATCGGTTGCTTAATAATTTTTTTCTGCTTAATAATTGATGATATTGAAAACTACAAAACATATACTCACTACTACAAGGCATTGTTTGCCCTAACAGCCATACACTTTTTAATTACATTTCTTGCAAGGTACTTTGTAACAAATGCCATGGTTAAAAAAATTCAAAATAAAAAAATTTCATTTAGAACTATTTTAATTGGAGACACACAATCTATTATTGACACATATCATTCTTTCCAAAAAATGACTAGGACAACTGGAAATGAATTAATAGGATATGTACACTATAATAATAAAAAAATAGAAAATATCAATCTTAAAAATTTAGGAATAATTAATCAGTTAGAAACTATAATTAAGCAAAATAATATTGAAGAGGCAATTATTAGTTTTCAAAAACACCAAGTAAAAACATATATCAATATTGTCAACATGCTAATATTTAATAATATTATCACCAAAATACCTAGTGACATTAGTGATCTTGTAGCTGGAAGAGTGAAAATGCAATCATTTTTTGACCTACCATTTATTGAAATAAAACAAATTAAAATGTTATTTATAGAATCATTTATTAAGAGAACTATGGATATTCTAATATCCCTAATTGCCTTAATAAGTCTCTCTCCATTATTATTATTAATTGCAGCTGGGGTTAAATTATCATCTAAAGGACCTGTATTTTATCATCAAGAAAGATTGGGCATAAAATCAAAGACATTTAATATTATTAAATTTCGTTCAATGAAAATGAATGCAGAAAAAAACACACCATTATTAGCAAGTAAAAATGATTCAAGAATAACAAATTGGGGTAAAATTATGAGAAAATATAGACTTGATGAATTACCTCAATTTTATAATGTGTTTATAGGAGAAATGTCAATTATTGGACCAAGGCCTGAAAGACTATTTTTTGCAAAACAAATTTTAGAAAAAGCACCTCATTATCAACTAATATACAAAGTAAGACCTGGAATAACATCTTGGGGAATGGTGAAATTTGGTTATGCAGAAAACGTCGATGAGATGATAGAGAGACTGAAATTTGACATCATTTATTTAGAAAATCTGTCACTTATAAGTGACTTTAAAGTATTCATCCTAACAATATTTATTATTATACAAGGTAGAGGGAAATAA
- the gap gene encoding type I glyceraldehyde-3-phosphate dehydrogenase, whose amino-acid sequence MKKIAINGFGRIGRVLCRILSEYSDYQVVAINDLAGPKVLSHLLKYDSIHGRFQGSITYSNNSIFINNHEIIVLNQSQINHLPWKNXEIDVVFECTGRFKTLEENMLHINAGAKKVLMSCPSLNTDIPMVVLGVNDEVINLNDSVISNASCTTNCAAPMIKILDDALSLESGYITTVHSYTSDQNLHDGIHNDLRRARSASSSIIPTTTGAAKALSRIFPDLELSGCGIRVPVSNCSLTDITCLVKKKTDINQVNNLFKSLGQSSFKDIIFYNEDPIVSIDVKSSSYSCIFDSKLTYVTGNMVKVVGWYDNEFGYCSRLVDXLKKVI is encoded by the coding sequence ATGAAAAAAATTGCCATAAATGGTTTTGGAAGGATTGGAAGGGTTCTTTGTAGAATACTATCTGAATATTCAGATTATCAAGTTGTTGCTATTAATGATTTAGCTGGGCCTAAAGTATTAAGTCATTTGTTAAAATATGATTCGATTCATGGAAGATTTCAAGGTAGTATTACTTATAGTAATAATTCTATTTTTATTAATAATCATGAGATTATAGTGCTAAATCAATCTCAAATCAATCATTTGCCTTGGAAAAATNTGGAAATAGATGTNGTTTTTGAGTGTACTGGTAGGTTTAAAACTTTAGAAGAAAATATGCTTCATATTAATGCAGGTGCAAAAAAAGTACTGATGTCTTGCCCCTCATTAAATACAGATATTCCTATGGTAGTATTGGGTGTTAATGATGAAGTGATTAATCTAAATGATAGTGTTATTTCTAATGCATCTTGTACTACAAACTGTGCGGCACCAATGATTAAAATCTTGGATGACGCTTTAAGCTTAGAAAGTGGCTATATAACAACTGTACACTCTTATACTTCTGATCAAAATTTACATGATGGTATTCACAATGATTTAAGAAGGGCTAGATCTGCATCCTCCTCAATTATACCAACAACTACAGGAGCAGCAAAGGCATTGTCAAGAATTTTTCCTGATTTAGAACTAAGTGGGTGTGGTATTCGTGTACCTGTTTCAAATTGTTCTTTGACTGATATTACTTGTCTTGTCAAAAAAAAAACAGATATAAATCAGGTAAATAACCTTTTTAAATCATTAGGACAATCTTCCTTTAAAGATATCATTTTTTATAATGAAGATCCTATAGTTTCTATTGATGTTAAGTCTAGTTCTTATTCATGTATATTTGATTCTAAATTAACTTATGTGACTGGTAATATGGTTAAGGTNGTAGGCTGGTATGATAATGAATTTGGATATTGTTCTAGATTAGTTGATTTNTTAAAAAAGGTTATTTAG
- a CDS encoding DUF4294 domain-containing protein — protein MFDNIKNIYIIILWLFNCFILLGQVDSIQYNSMKYPNSILLDEIKLNEKIKKNFSLMDYKRLEYRVLKVYPYVDSISHILSNIDVGLNHLTRKRLYKRYTRKYQKKIMNQFSAKISNLTRKEGVILTKLIFREFDVTAYEMIVSYRGGVNAFFWNKLARLYEGNLKLKYNPSLDLEDFFIEQIIEKNFKE, from the coding sequence ATGTTTGACAATATAAAAAATATATACATAATAATCCTTTGGCTTTTTAATTGTTTTATTCTGTTAGGTCAAGTTGACTCTATACAATATAACAGCATGAAATATCCTAATAGTATTTTGTTAGATGAAATTAAATTAAATGAAAAAATAAAAAAAAATTTTTCGTTAATGGATTATAAAAGATTAGAATATAGAGTTTTAAAGGTTTACCCTTATGTCGATTCTATTTCTCATATATTAAGTAATATAGATGTAGGATTAAACCATTTGACCAGAAAAAGATTGTATAAACGCTACACTAGAAAATATCAAAAAAAAATAATGAATCAATTTAGTGCTAAGATTTCTAATTTAACACGTAAAGAAGGTGTAATACTTACAAAATTAATTTTTAGAGAGTTTGATGTCACTGCATATGAGATGATAGTTTCTTATAGAGGGGGGGTCAATGCTTTTTTTTGGAATAAGTTAGCAAGACTATATGAAGGTAATTTAAAGTTAAAATATAATCCCAGTTTAGACTTAGAAGATTTTTTTATTGAGCAAATAATTGAAAAAAATTTTAAAGAATAA
- the lipA gene encoding lipoyl synthase produces the protein MDLSKXPLGXNXSKSKKNKKPDWXRVKLPSGKEFXNLRKIVDKHKLHTICESGNCPNMGECWGAGTATFMILGNICTRSCGFCAVATGRPKIVDWSEAEKVARSVQLMNVKHCVITSVDRDDLEDGGVSMWVSTINAVRRLSPQTTLETLIPDFKGESDLIKKLAVSQPEIVSHNMETVERLTPKVRIQAKYIRSLFVLERLKYFGVLRTKSGIMLGLSETYDEVLKTMKDLRSVGVDILTLGQYLQPTNKHLPVYRFISPDEFDDYKKKGLEMGFRYVESGPLVRSSYHAEKHLF, from the coding sequence ATCGATTTATCTAAAAANCCNCTTGGTANTAATNTATCCAAATCTAAAAAAAATAAGAAGCCAGATTGGNTAAGAGTNAAGCTTCCNTCAGGNAAAGAATTTNCTAATTTAAGAAAGATCGTAGACAAACATAAACTTCATACTATATGTGAAAGTGGTAATTGTCCGAATATGGGTGAATGTTGGGGTGCAGGAACAGCTACCTTTATGATTTTAGGTAATATATGTACTCGCTCTTGTGGCTTTTGTGCTGTTGCCACTGGCAGACCTAAAATAGTGGATTGGTCAGAAGCAGAAAAGGTAGCAAGATCAGTTCAATTAATGAATGTCAAACATTGTGTTATAACTTCTGTCGATAGAGATGATTTAGAAGATGGNGGGGTGTCTATGTGGGTTTCAACAATAAATGCTGTNAGAAGGTTGTCTCCTCAAACAACTTTAGAAACATTAATCCCNGATTTTAAAGGTGAATCTGATTTAATTAAAAAGCTTGCAGTCTCTCAACCAGAGATTGTTTCGCATAATATGGAAACTGTAGAGCGGTTAACTCCTAAAGTCCGCATTCAAGCAAAATATATTCGTAGTTTATTTGTTTTAGAACGTTTAAAATATTTTGGTGTTTTAAGAACAAAATCTGGTATTATGTTGGGACTATCAGAAACATATGATGAGGTTTTAAAAACTATGAAAGACTTAAGAAGTGTTGGAGTTGATATTTTAACTTTAGGTCAGTATTTACAACCCACAAATAAGCATCTACCTGTGTATCGTTTTATAAGTCCAGACGAATTTGATGATTATAAGAAAAAGGGATTGGAAATGGGTTTTAGGTATGTTGAGTCTGGACCATTAGTTAGGTCCTCATATCACGCCGAAAAACATTTATTTTAA